The following coding sequences lie in one Miscanthus floridulus cultivar M001 chromosome 9, ASM1932011v1, whole genome shotgun sequence genomic window:
- the LOC136481649 gene encoding uncharacterized protein isoform X1, whose amino-acid sequence MFRLTNVILYIFHDFGFSVADMGSGCRSLKRKRVYAEPPPAITDTHIYRWVEFHEVRMEHISSIWDVSAMVFWKGNVRHHHGDTYLRVILKDEQGTKMEAVAYGDQTMRFDALLRVGQCYDFMRVGFTPTHVGPLGYIFCLCAEYFVVLSPQSMANAPPRELWICQCPRIFMEFEDVYAQAEYFFADVIGIVVHVSNIRGRDDVRMRPYKYVVLMNERYHCIIITVKYTHICYHLSEWRRAASSF is encoded by the exons ATGTTTAGACTGACTAATGTCATCCTGtatatttttcatgattttggtttCTCAGTTGCCGATATGGGTTCTGGCTGTCGATCGCTCAAAAGAAAGAGGGTGTACGCTGAACCGCCGCCTGCAATCACCGATACACACATCTACAG ATGGGTTGAATTCCATGAAGTGAGAATGGAACACATATCTTCCATTTGGGATGTGAGTGCCATGGTTTTTTGGAAAGGCAACGTACGACATCACCATGGTGATACATATTTGCGTGTAATTTTGAAGGATGAGCAG GGAACCAAAATGGAAGCGGTTGCGTATGGCGACCAAACCATGAGGTTCGACGCTTTGCTTCGTGTAGGACAATGTTATGACTTCATGAGAGTTGGCTTCACGCCTACTCATGTTGGTCCTTTGGGCTACATCTTCTGTTTATGTGCCGAGTACTTTGTGGTTCTATCTCCACAAAGTATGGCTAATGCACCACCGAGAGAGCTATGGATTTGTCAGTGTCCTCGTATCTTTATGGAATTCGAGGATGTATACGCTCAAGCTGAGTACTTTTTTGCAG ATGTCATTGGTATagttgtgcatgtgtctaatattcGAGGAAGGGATGACGTGCGGATGCGACCATACAAATATGTGGTGCTAATGAATGAAAG GTACCACTGCATCATAATAACTGTCAAGTATACACACATATGCTATCACTTATCGGAATGGCGGCGAGCGGCATCATCATTTTAG
- the LOC136481649 gene encoding uncharacterized protein isoform X2, whose translation MGSGCRSLKRKRVYAEPPPAITDTHIYRWVEFHEVRMEHISSIWDVSAMVFWKGNVRHHHGDTYLRVILKDEQGTKMEAVAYGDQTMRFDALLRVGQCYDFMRVGFTPTHVGPLGYIFCLCAEYFVVLSPQSMANAPPRELWICQCPRIFMEFEDVYAQAEYFFADVIGIVVHVSNIRGRDDVRMRPYKYVVLMNERYHCIIITVKYTHICYHLSEWRRAASSF comes from the exons ATGGGTTCTGGCTGTCGATCGCTCAAAAGAAAGAGGGTGTACGCTGAACCGCCGCCTGCAATCACCGATACACACATCTACAG ATGGGTTGAATTCCATGAAGTGAGAATGGAACACATATCTTCCATTTGGGATGTGAGTGCCATGGTTTTTTGGAAAGGCAACGTACGACATCACCATGGTGATACATATTTGCGTGTAATTTTGAAGGATGAGCAG GGAACCAAAATGGAAGCGGTTGCGTATGGCGACCAAACCATGAGGTTCGACGCTTTGCTTCGTGTAGGACAATGTTATGACTTCATGAGAGTTGGCTTCACGCCTACTCATGTTGGTCCTTTGGGCTACATCTTCTGTTTATGTGCCGAGTACTTTGTGGTTCTATCTCCACAAAGTATGGCTAATGCACCACCGAGAGAGCTATGGATTTGTCAGTGTCCTCGTATCTTTATGGAATTCGAGGATGTATACGCTCAAGCTGAGTACTTTTTTGCAG ATGTCATTGGTATagttgtgcatgtgtctaatattcGAGGAAGGGATGACGTGCGGATGCGACCATACAAATATGTGGTGCTAATGAATGAAAG GTACCACTGCATCATAATAACTGTCAAGTATACACACATATGCTATCACTTATCGGAATGGCGGCGAGCGGCATCATCATTTTAG